TAAATACTTTTACATCAAGTACGATACCGCCTGCACCGTGAGGTACACGTAATGAAGTATCACGAACTTCTCTAGCTTTTTCACCAAAAATTGCATGTAGTAAGCGTTCTTCAGCAGTTAACTCAGTTACACCTTTAGGAGTTACTTTACCTACTAAAATATCACCATCATTAACTTCTGCACCAACATAAACAATGCCTCGATCATCTAAGTTTTTCAATGCACTATCAGAAACATTTGGAATGTCTCTTGTAATTTCTTCAGGTCCTAATTTAGTGTCTCTCGCTTCTGATTCATATTCTTCAATGTGAATAGAAGTATATACGTCATCTTTAACAAGGCGTTCACTCATTATTACAGCATCTTCATAGTTATATCCGTCCCAAGTCATAAAACCAACAACGACGTTACGGCCTAATGCCATTTCGCCTAATTCCATTGAAGGTCCATCAGCTAAAATTTCGCCTTTAGTTACGACATTACCTGACGCGACGATTGGTCTTTGGTTGTAACAAGTACCTGTATTTGAACGTTTGAATTTAGATAGTGGATAACGATCTAATTCGCCTTCGTATTCTTTGCCGTCTTCTTCAATAAGTCGACGCACTAAAATTTCGTTAGATTCTACGTGTTCAACGCGGCCTTTGTGCTTAGCAATAATTGCAGCTCCAGAGTCACGTGCAGCAACATGTTCCATTCCTGTACCAACAAATGGTGATTCAGGGTTCATCAATGGTACCGCTTGTCTTTGCATGTTCGCACCCATTAACGCACGGTTAGAGTCATCGTTTTCTAAGAATGGAATACATGCCGTCGCAGCCGAAACGACTTGTTTAGGTGATACGTCCATATAATCCATTTTTTCTTTCGCCATAACAGTGTTGTTACCACGGAAACGACAAACAACTTCATCATCTAAGAAACGACCATTTTCATCTAATTTAGAGTTCGCTTGAGCTACTACATAACTGTCTTCTTCGTCAGCTGTTAAATAGTCAATTTGATCTGTAATTGCATTAGTTTCTAAATCAACTTTACGATATGGCGTTTCGATAAAGCCAAATTCATTAACTCTAGCGTAACTAGATAAAGAGTTAATAAGTCCAATATTTGGACCCTCTGGCGTTTCGATTGGACACATACGACCATAGTGAGAATAGTGTACGTCACGTACTTCCATTTGAGCACGCTCACGTGTTAAACCACCTGGTCCAAGCGCAGATAGACGACGTTTATGCGTTAACTCGGCTAACGGGTTAGCTTGGTCCATGAATTGTGATAATTGAGAGCTACCAAAGAATTCTTTGATAGAAGCAATAACTGGACGAATATTGATTAATTGTTGTGGTGTGATTGAGTCTGTATCTTGAATAGACATTCTTTCTCTTACAACACGTTCCATTCTTGATAAACCAATACGGAATTGGTTTTGTAACAACTCACCTACTGAACGTAGACGACGGTTACCTAAATGGTCAATATCATCAGTGAAACCAATGCCACTTAATAAGTTAAAGAAATAAGACATTGATGCTATGATATCTGCTGGAGTAATACATTTAACTTCTGAGTCAGGGAATGCATTACCAATCACTGTTGTTTTACGTTCTTCTTCATCATTAGGAACATAAACTTTAATAGATTGAATTTCAACGGGTTCATCAATAACCGTACCTTCAAGTTCATAAACTTCACTATTAGCATTTGATTCTAAAACATCCATTATTTCATCGATTTTGCGACGGTCTAAAACAGTACCTTCTTCTGCTACTATTTCACCTGTTTCAGCATTAACGATAGGTTCAGCTAATTTTTGATTGAACAAACGATGTTTTAAATGTAATTTTTTGTTTGCTTTATAACGACCTACACTTGCCAAATCATAACGTTTTGGATCGAAGAAACGTGAATATAATAAGCTTTTTGCATTTTCTACCGTAGGTGGCTCGCCAGGACGTAAACGTTCATAAATTTCTAATAATGCTTGGTCAGTATTTTCTGTACCATCTTTCTCTAATGTGTTACGTAAATATTCATTGTCTCCAAGTAAATCAATGATTTCTTGATCTGTTGAGAACCCTAAAGCTCTTAAAAGAACTGTTAAAGGTAACTTTCTTGTTCTATCGATACGTACATATACAACATCTTTTGCGTCTGTTTCATATTCTAACCATGCACCACGGTTTGGAATAATTGTTGCGTCATAGTTTGTACGACCATTTTTATCTAATTTTTCATTAAAATAAACGGATGGTGAACGCACTAATTGAGATACGATTACACGCTCAGCACCATTAATTACAAATGTTCCGGTGTCAGTCATTAATGGGAAATCACCCATAAATACTTCTTGCTCTTTCACTTCACCAGTTTCTTTAATAATTAAACGTACTTTAACACGTAGTGGAGCCGCATAAGTTGTATCGCGGTTTTTTGATTCTTCTAAATCATATTTTGGTTCACCAAGTCTATAATCAACAAACTCTAATGAAAGATTTCCAGTGAAATCTTCAATTGGTGAGATGTCGCGGAACATTTCTAATAATCCTTCTTCTAAAAACCATTCATATGATTTCGTTTGGATTTCTATTAAGTTCGGTAACTCTAATACCTCTGAAATTCTCGCGTAGTTTCTACGTTTACGATGTCTTCCATATTGGACAAATTGACCTGCCAAACAGATTCACCCCTCAAAAATTGTGTGTTTACTTTTAACGAATAACTCAATATAATAAGACAAAAAGAAAACGGTAGCACTCCTTATGACACCATTTTCGATTTACTATATTTACAATTTGCATTGCTGTATTGTTGATAAAAGTACACACTTATTGAACATAAATTTTTACATTCTATAACTATATCAGAATTACACTCTGAAATCAACCTTCACACTTTTCAAAATGTAATATCCTTTACTTTTTTCAATCACTTCAACGTTATTAAATATTTCGTGCATTTTCTTCTTCGCAGATGGCATACCTTGCTTTTTTTGTATGACTACATACAAGGATCCATCACCACTTAATTTACTATATGCATCTTCTAATATGCCATGTACCACTTGCTTCCCTGCCCTAATAGGCGGATTAGTTATGACAAAATCATAATTATTGTCAACAGTTTGCGCTAAACCGTCACTTTTCAAAATCAGCACATTGTCAATATGATTAATGCTTTTATTTTTTTCAGCTAATGCCAATGCACGTTCATTAACATCTACCATCGTAACTTCGTGATGTGGTGCGCTTTTAGCTATCATCAAACCTATTGGACCATACCCACAGCCAACATCAACTATTTTCTTTTTTGGACCTGGCGGATTAGATTTCAAAAAAGTTCTGATTAATAAATCAGAGCCATAATCTAACTTATCTTTAGAAAATACACCTTTATCAGTTGTTAATGTTATATTATGTTTATCATAGGAGTATGTAAAAGTTGTTTCATCGCTTGCAACCTCAGGATTTTCATCATAATAATGGCTCATGACTTCACCTCTTAAATATTAATTGTTAAATGAATTATATAATATTTTACGTCGTTCGGCTTAAAGGACTATCTCATTTCAAACCAAAAAAGATAAAACCCCGTTATATGTATAACGGGGTTTTCACTTCTCAAAATCTTAGACTGCAAGGTGTATCTCTAATAGTGAAATATCTTTGTTACTGCAATATAAAATTATTTTTGAGTATTAAGGCTCGAATTATTTTAATTCTACTGAAGCGCCAACTTCTTCTAATTGAGATTTAAGTGCTTCTGCATCATCTTTAGATAATCCTTCTTTAACTACGCTAGGAGCTCCATCTACTAATTCTTTAGCATCTTTTAATCCTAAGCCAGTTGCTTCTTTAACAGCTTTAACAACTTTGATTTTAGATGAACCAGCTGAAGTTAATTCAACGTTAAATTCAGTTTGTTCTTCAGCAGCGTCTGCGCCACCTGCTGCGCCGGCAGCTGCTACTGGAGCTGCTGCAGTTACACCAAATTCTTCTTCAATTGCTTTTACTAAGTCGTTTAATTCTAATACTGACATTTCTTTAATTGCTTCAATGATTTGTTCATGATTAGCCATTTTATTATTCCTCCGTTAATTTAAAATTTTTGCGCGATTATTCAGCGCTTTCTTCTTGTTGTTCTCCAACAGCTTTAACCGCATAAGCGAAATTGCGTACTGGAGCTTGTAATACAGATAAAAGCATAGATACAAGACCGTCGTGAGATGGTAATGAACCAACTGTTTTAACTTCTTCAGCTGAGATTACGCTACCTTCCATAACGCCTGTCTTAATTTCTAACGCTTCATGTTCTTTTGCAAATCCTGCAAGTACTTTTGCTGGTGCAACAACATCTTCAGTTGAAGTAGCAACAGCTGTAGGTCCAACTAAAAATTCGTCTAAACCTTCGATACCTGCTTTTTCAGCTGCGCGACGTACCATTGTGTTTTTGTATACTTTATACTCAACACCAGCTTCACGTAATTGATTACGTAATTCTGTAACTTCAGATACGCTTAATCCACGATAGTCAACGATAACAGTTGAAACCGAATTTTTAAGTTGATCAGCGATAACATCAACATGTTGTTGTTTTGCTTCAATGATAGCAGACATTTAGACACCTCCATATAGTTTAATTTTGGTGCTTTTAATTTTGATATTGGCAAAACAAATATATGTAGTAACCAATAAGCAATAAAAAAAGCACTTTCTACCCGCGGCAAAAAGTGCTTGAAAGTTTTTTTATCACGTTCAAGTCAATTTTAGCCTCGGCAGGATAATTTTTAAGTTACGGATAACTCCTACTGTCTTAGGTAAAATAATCACATAAACCAATATAACTTGTTTATGTAAATAAGTCAATATTTAATTATAGACTGAAAGGGCATCTTCCAGTCTAATATCATTTTCTTTAAAATTACAATTTAAAGCTTGAAGTATCAACTTTGATACCAGGCCCCATAGTTGTAGTTAAGTTAACAGATTTAAAGTAAGTACCTTTAGCTGAAGATGGTTTAGCTTTTGTTAAAACATCTTGTAAAGCTTTAAAGTTTTCTACTAATTTGTCTGTATCGAATGATGTTTTACCGATTGAAGCGTGGACAATACCAGCTTTTTCAGCACGGTATTCTACTTTACCTGCTTTAATTTCTTCAACAGCTTTTTTCACATCCATTGTAACAGTACCAGTTTTAGGGTTTGGCATTAAACCTTTAGGTCCTAATACACGACCTAATTTACCAACTTCACCCATCATGTCTGGTGTAGCAACAACGACATCGAAGTCGAACCAACCTTGTTGGATTTGAGTTACGTAGTCGCCTTCGCCTACATAATCTGCTCCTGCTTCTTCTGCTTCTGTCGCTTTGTCACCTTTAGCAAATACTAATACACGTTGTGATTTACCAGTACCGTTTGGTAGCACTACAGCTCCACGGATTTGTTGGTCATTTTTACGTGTATCAATGCCTAAACGGAATGCTACTTCAACCGAAGCATCAAAGTTAGCAATGCTTGTTTCTTTAGCTAATGCAACCGCTTCTTCAACACTATAATGTTTTTGGCGATCGATTTTATTAGCTACTTCTTGATACTTTTTACTTTTCTTAGCCATTTTAAGTTCCTCCTTTAGTGGTTTTAGCGGAATTTCCTCCCACGTTTACTTGTGTACACAAGTTAAGAGCAGACAACAAATTTTTCGAGAATTAAAAGGATGTTCCTCGCTCATTCATCAAGCCATAAATAAAATATAACTTTTGTTATCTGCTATTATAATTTATCGTTTCAATATTAATGTTATTAGTCGACTGTAATGCCCATACTACGTGCAGTACCTTCAATTATACGCACTGCTGCTTCTTCGTCTGCAGCATTTAAATCTTGCATTTTGCTGTTAGCAATTTCGCGTACTTGATCTTTGGTTACTGAAGCAACTTTGTTTTTATTAGGTTCACCTGAACCTTTTTCAACTCCTGCTGCTTTTTTAAGTAGTACTGGCGCAGGTGGTGTTTTAGTAATGAATGTAAATGAACGATCTTCATATACACTAATTTCTACTGGAATGATTAAACCTGCATCCTCTTGAGTACGTGCGTTGAATTCCTTACAGAATCCCATAATGTTCACACCTGCTTGACCTAATGCTGGTCCAACTGGTGGTGCTGGATTTGCTTTACCTGCAGGAATTTGTAATTTAACTACTTTTTCTACTTTTTTAGCCACGATGTGCACCTCCTTGATATCGTGATGTGGTCATAGGACTAAGTTTTGCCCTCCCACTCTTCAACATTTCGTGACGAAATGAAACGCTCTTAAGCGCGACCACAGTATTATAACATCAACTAAGATTAGAAAGCAATAGTATTTTTTCTAATTTGCAGCTGATGTTACGATTTTGTTTATTATAATTTCTCTATTTGATCAAATTCTACTTCGACAGGAGTTTCTCTACCAAACATGTCCACTAACACTGTAAGTTTGAATTTATCGGCTTCAATCTCTTGAACCTCTCCCACTTGATTCGCAAAAGGCCCTGATTTGATTGTAACTTGTTCCCCTACTTCAACTTCAACGTCGATAGTTTTTTCTTTTAGACCCATTTGTTTTAAAATATAGCGCACTTCATCGGGTAATAATGGATTGGGTTTAGAACCTGATCCAGCAGAACCGACAAAACCAGTCACTCCTGGTGTGTTTCTCACTACATACCATGACTCATCAGTCATCACTAATTCAACTAATACATAACCAGGGAATGTTTTCTTCGTTAATGTTTTTGCTTTCCCATCTTTTACTTGTGTTTCTTCCTCTTCTGGTATGACAACTCTAAAAATTTGTTCTGTCATATTCATAGATTCTACACGTTTCTCTAAATTCTTTTTAACCTTATTCTCATATCCAGAATACGTATGCACGGCATACCAATGCTTTGCGCCAACTTCTTCAGACATGTCGTCACTCCTTATTATTTAATTATTTCTATGATTCTGCCAATCCCTAAATCTAAGGCATAGAAGAAAGCTAAGAAGAATACTACCGTTGATACAACGATAACTGTGTATTTAAACAATTCTTCTTTAGTAGGCCAACTTGTTTTTTCCATTTCTGACTTAACGCCTTGAAAGAAATTTTCTTTTTTAGCCATATTACAGACCTCCATCTCAATTCAATCTTAAATTATTATCTTACTACTCTATTGATTAAATGAAGTAGGTAAGAAAACATTCTAAGTATTATTTCGCTTCTTTATGAACGGTGTGTGCGTTACATCTCGGACAATATTTTTTCAGAGTTAATCTCATCGTAGCATCGTTATGCTTTGGAACGTTATAATTTCGGTTACCACATTCTTCGCAACTAAGCGGTACTTTTTTCACTAGACTTCACCTTATTCATTATAATACCAATATACTATACATAAACAGCAGGATAAATGTCAAACCTCAACTCATTGATTGTTAAACTAATAATGATATGAATTCATTATATGTGATACTCAATCGGCTAAATATATTGTTAATTTTTTTCTCAATTTCAATTTGCATCTTTGGATAGCATTATAAATATTTTTATTATTAACATTTAACTTTGCTGCAATTTCATGAGGCGAATATCCTTGCAGTAACAATGCAACGACAGAACCTTCAAAATCACTTAATATTGACAGACTTTGAGTAACTTGATCTACAATTTCGTTTTTAAGAACAAGCTGTTCCACTAAATGATAGTGTTTGAAATAATTATAATCTACTTTATATTCATTAATTAGCATTTCTTGTTTATTATAAAGACTAGTTTTTTTGCGTAAATAATCATATTTTACTGATCTCACTATTTTATTTATATAGTGTTCAAATGGAATCGCCTGACGGAAGTCAAAATGGCCCATTGCCAAAAATATT
The genomic region above belongs to Staphylococcus durrellii and contains:
- the rpoB gene encoding DNA-directed RNA polymerase subunit beta yields the protein MAGQFVQYGRHRKRRNYARISEVLELPNLIEIQTKSYEWFLEEGLLEMFRDISPIEDFTGNLSLEFVDYRLGEPKYDLEESKNRDTTYAAPLRVKVRLIIKETGEVKEQEVFMGDFPLMTDTGTFVINGAERVIVSQLVRSPSVYFNEKLDKNGRTNYDATIIPNRGAWLEYETDAKDVVYVRIDRTRKLPLTVLLRALGFSTDQEIIDLLGDNEYLRNTLEKDGTENTDQALLEIYERLRPGEPPTVENAKSLLYSRFFDPKRYDLASVGRYKANKKLHLKHRLFNQKLAEPIVNAETGEIVAEEGTVLDRRKIDEIMDVLESNANSEVYELEGTVIDEPVEIQSIKVYVPNDEEERKTTVIGNAFPDSEVKCITPADIIASMSYFFNLLSGIGFTDDIDHLGNRRLRSVGELLQNQFRIGLSRMERVVRERMSIQDTDSITPQQLINIRPVIASIKEFFGSSQLSQFMDQANPLAELTHKRRLSALGPGGLTRERAQMEVRDVHYSHYGRMCPIETPEGPNIGLINSLSSYARVNEFGFIETPYRKVDLETNAITDQIDYLTADEEDSYVVAQANSKLDENGRFLDDEVVCRFRGNNTVMAKEKMDYMDVSPKQVVSAATACIPFLENDDSNRALMGANMQRQAVPLMNPESPFVGTGMEHVAARDSGAAIIAKHKGRVEHVESNEILVRRLIEEDGKEYEGELDRYPLSKFKRSNTGTCYNQRPIVASGNVVTKGEILADGPSMELGEMALGRNVVVGFMTWDGYNYEDAVIMSERLVKDDVYTSIHIEEYESEARDTKLGPEEITRDIPNVSDSALKNLDDRGIVYVGAEVNDGDILVGKVTPKGVTELTAEERLLHAIFGEKAREVRDTSLRVPHGAGGIVLDVKVFNREEGDDTLSPGVNQLVRVYIVQKRKIHVGDKMCGRHGNKGVISKIVPEEDMPYLPDGTPIDIMLNPLGVPSRMNIGQVLELHLGMAAKNLGIHVASPVFDGANDEDVWSTIEEAGMARDGKTVLYDGRTGEPFDNRISVGVMYMLKLAHMVDDKLHARSTGPYSLVTQQPLGGKAQFGGQRFGEMEVWALEAYGAAYTLQEILTYKSDDTVGRVKTYESIVKGENITKPSVPESFRVLMKELQSLGLDVKIMDEHDNEIDMHDNEDEDTTERKVDLQQKDAPESQKEITD
- a CDS encoding class I SAM-dependent methyltransferase; translated protein: MSHYYDENPEVASDETTFTYSYDKHNITLTTDKGVFSKDKLDYGSDLLIRTFLKSNPPGPKKKIVDVGCGYGPIGLMIAKSAPHHEVTMVDVNERALALAEKNKSINHIDNVLILKSDGLAQTVDNNYDFVITNPPIRAGKQVVHGILEDAYSKLSGDGSLYVVIQKKQGMPSAKKKMHEIFNNVEVIEKSKGYYILKSVKVDFRV
- the rplL gene encoding 50S ribosomal protein L7/L12 encodes the protein MANHEQIIEAIKEMSVLELNDLVKAIEEEFGVTAAAPVAAAGAAGGADAAEEQTEFNVELTSAGSSKIKVVKAVKEATGLGLKDAKELVDGAPSVVKEGLSKDDAEALKSQLEEVGASVELK
- the rplJ gene encoding 50S ribosomal protein L10; translated protein: MSAIIEAKQQHVDVIADQLKNSVSTVIVDYRGLSVSEVTELRNQLREAGVEYKVYKNTMVRRAAEKAGIEGLDEFLVGPTAVATSTEDVVAPAKVLAGFAKEHEALEIKTGVMEGSVISAEEVKTVGSLPSHDGLVSMLLSVLQAPVRNFAYAVKAVGEQQEESAE
- the rplA gene encoding 50S ribosomal protein L1 gives rise to the protein MAKKSKKYQEVANKIDRQKHYSVEEAVALAKETSIANFDASVEVAFRLGIDTRKNDQQIRGAVVLPNGTGKSQRVLVFAKGDKATEAEEAGADYVGEGDYVTQIQQGWFDFDVVVATPDMMGEVGKLGRVLGPKGLMPNPKTGTVTMDVKKAVEEIKAGKVEYRAEKAGIVHASIGKTSFDTDKLVENFKALQDVLTKAKPSSAKGTYFKSVNLTTTMGPGIKVDTSSFKL
- the rplK gene encoding 50S ribosomal protein L11, which translates into the protein MAKKVEKVVKLQIPAGKANPAPPVGPALGQAGVNIMGFCKEFNARTQEDAGLIIPVEISVYEDRSFTFITKTPPAPVLLKKAAGVEKGSGEPNKNKVASVTKDQVREIANSKMQDLNAADEEAAVRIIEGTARSMGITVD
- the nusG gene encoding transcription termination/antitermination protein NusG is translated as MSEEVGAKHWYAVHTYSGYENKVKKNLEKRVESMNMTEQIFRVVIPEEEETQVKDGKAKTLTKKTFPGYVLVELVMTDESWYVVRNTPGVTGFVGSAGSGSKPNPLLPDEVRYILKQMGLKEKTIDVEVEVGEQVTIKSGPFANQVGEVQEIEADKFKLTVLVDMFGRETPVEVEFDQIEKL
- the secE gene encoding preprotein translocase subunit SecE — protein: MAKKENFFQGVKSEMEKTSWPTKEELFKYTVIVVSTVVFFLAFFYALDLGIGRIIEIIK
- the rpmG gene encoding 50S ribosomal protein L33 → MKKVPLSCEECGNRNYNVPKHNDATMRLTLKKYCPRCNAHTVHKEAK
- a CDS encoding sigma-70 family RNA polymerase sigma factor; translation: MVRNKTTEEHKQPSKLCIENSTDLAQYLKQLEPKIRKRLNHYAIDSYVRDDLYQEVVVKIFLAMGHFDFRQAIPFEHYINKIVRSVKYDYLRKKTSLYNKQEMLINEYKVDYNYFKHYHLVEQLVLKNEIVDQVTQSLSILSDFEGSVVALLLQGYSPHEIAAKLNVNNKNIYNAIQRCKLKLRKKLTIYLAD